The following are encoded together in the Ailuropoda melanoleuca isolate Jingjing unplaced genomic scaffold, ASM200744v2 unplaced-scaffold4892, whole genome shotgun sequence genome:
- the LOC117799397 gene encoding anoctamin-2-like, translating to VPKTEQTFEERLILKAFLLKFVNAYSPIFYVAFFKGRFVGRPGSYVYVFDGYRMEECAPGGCLMELCIQLSIIMLGKQLIQNNIFEIGVPYVMTSSPPTCRQGLAPHGQTSSRTFRPLLSESP from the exons AGGTTCCAAAAACAGAACAGACTTTTGAAGAACGCCTGATACTCAAAGCTTTCTTGCTAAAGTTTGTCAATGCCTACTCGCCCATCTTCTATGTAGCCTTTTTCAAAGGGAG GTTCGTGGGCAGACCTGGAAGCTACGTTTACGTGTTCGATGGTTACCGCATGGAAGAG TGTGCTCCGGGGGGCTGCCTCATGGAGCTCTGCATCCAGCTCAGCATCATCATGTTGGGGAAGCAGCTGATCCAGAACAACATCTTTGAGATCGGAGTCCCGTATGTAATGACGTCGTCTCCCCCCACTTGCCGCCAGGGCCTAGCCCCGCACGGCCAGACTTCCAGCAGGACGTTCCGG